From a region of the Tenggerimyces flavus genome:
- a CDS encoding extracellular solute-binding protein: MSVKITTALSLAAVLTVAAACGSGSNNQGEKAELSKDGKVVIDVMSPVDPKTNMASNTTTKFVSDKFKIEFRWQPTTFDAGPAKEKRSISLASGDYPDLFFLIPWVDGFGQAEVMKLGTQGVAVPLEGLIKEHAPNIQKALDSNQTLKEMATAPDGHIYAMPQWADCYHCSYPDKLWINSAWLKKLNLQLPKTTEDLRKVLQAFKTQDPNGNGKADEIPMTTDVQDSSLIAYLMGAFAYDPVGANNGVRSLLTLDGNKVVTPVDDPAFRDGLKYIRSLHSDGLIDPASFTQNAEALQALGNDPKAVLIGSAPVLWPGIFVQLGSEDGRDKQYDAVPPLTGPDGKNYSGLNRPTSTGYTFMLTNKASKEAQVAAVKMLDYIYTDEGQLRIWGGPEGVGWDKPAAGDIALDENAKPMYKPRPGDKVPPNTAWGALAQYNNTLAFRNAQVVPKDIYTEAGLERRLFEATKLYEGHEDKAQYFPVAQVWVDPSASAEIATLKTNLDSYVTQGQLAFITGKKNIDTEWDAWVQGLDGVGMKRYLELYQKAYDTYKGGAK; the protein is encoded by the coding sequence ATGTCCGTCAAGATCACCACCGCGTTGTCGCTGGCCGCCGTGCTGACGGTGGCAGCGGCTTGCGGCTCCGGCTCGAACAACCAAGGCGAGAAGGCCGAACTCAGCAAGGACGGCAAGGTCGTCATCGACGTGATGTCGCCCGTCGACCCGAAGACCAACATGGCGAGCAACACCACGACGAAGTTCGTGAGCGACAAGTTCAAGATCGAGTTCCGCTGGCAGCCGACGACGTTCGACGCCGGACCGGCCAAGGAGAAGCGGTCGATCTCGTTGGCCAGCGGCGACTATCCGGACCTGTTCTTCCTCATCCCCTGGGTGGACGGGTTCGGTCAGGCCGAGGTGATGAAGCTCGGCACCCAGGGCGTCGCCGTTCCGCTGGAGGGCCTGATCAAGGAGCACGCGCCGAACATCCAGAAGGCGTTGGACTCCAACCAGACCCTGAAGGAGATGGCGACCGCGCCCGACGGGCACATCTACGCGATGCCGCAGTGGGCGGACTGCTACCACTGCAGCTACCCGGACAAGCTGTGGATCAACAGTGCCTGGCTGAAGAAGCTCAACCTGCAGCTTCCGAAGACGACCGAGGACCTGCGCAAAGTCCTGCAGGCGTTCAAGACCCAGGACCCGAACGGCAACGGCAAGGCCGACGAGATCCCGATGACCACCGACGTCCAGGACAGCAGCCTGATCGCGTACCTGATGGGCGCGTTCGCGTACGACCCGGTCGGCGCGAACAACGGCGTCCGGTCGCTGCTCACGCTGGACGGCAACAAGGTCGTCACGCCGGTCGACGACCCCGCGTTCCGCGACGGGCTGAAGTACATCCGTTCGCTGCACTCGGACGGCCTGATCGACCCGGCCTCGTTCACCCAGAACGCCGAGGCGCTGCAGGCGCTCGGCAACGACCCGAAGGCCGTCCTCATCGGCTCCGCGCCGGTGCTGTGGCCGGGGATCTTCGTCCAGCTCGGCTCCGAGGACGGCCGCGACAAGCAGTACGACGCCGTGCCGCCGCTCACCGGGCCGGACGGCAAGAACTACTCCGGGCTGAACCGCCCGACCTCGACCGGCTACACGTTCATGCTCACGAACAAGGCGAGCAAGGAGGCCCAGGTCGCCGCGGTCAAGATGCTCGACTACATCTACACCGACGAGGGCCAGCTCCGGATCTGGGGCGGACCCGAGGGCGTCGGCTGGGACAAGCCAGCAGCGGGAGACATCGCGCTCGACGAGAACGCCAAGCCGATGTACAAGCCGCGCCCGGGCGACAAGGTCCCGCCGAACACCGCGTGGGGCGCGCTCGCGCAGTACAACAACACGTTGGCGTTCCGGAACGCCCAGGTCGTGCCGAAGGACATCTACACCGAGGCCGGGCTCGAGCGACGGCTGTTCGAGGCGACGAAGCTGTACGAAGGGCACGAGGACAAGGCACAGTACTTCCCGGTGGCCCAGGTCTGGGTGGACCCCAGCGCGAGCGCGGAGATCGCGACGCTGAAGACCAACCTGGACAGCTACGTCACGCAGGGCCAGCTGGCTTTCATCACCGGTAAGAAGAACATCGACACCGAGTGGGACGCCTGGGTCCAGGGCCTCGACGGGGTGGGGATGAAGCGGTATCTGGAGCTGTACCAGAAGGCGTACGACACGTACAAGGGCGGCGCCAAGTGA
- a CDS encoding mandelate racemase/muconate lactonizing enzyme family protein — protein sequence MTKIANVRCQLVDLEPETVRFDASQSFVKQETVLVTIETVDGVSGTGYSYTIGTGGSSVLALLRDHLVPGLLGADARDVERIWQRMLAGTRATTTGVITALAMAAVDIALWDLRGKRVGEPVWRLAGGAHERLPLYDTEGGWIHLSVDELVRNAVAAKATGVRGVKVKVGKPSLVEDAERLAAVREAVGPEFEVMVDANQCFTGAEALRRAHAYEALGIAWFEEPLPADDLAGHVRLARATTVPVAVGESIYSTQRFAEYLSAGAAGIVQVDAARIGGITPWLKVAHTAESFNAPVAPHFLMELHASLACAVPNGMYVEHIPQLDAITHNRLLVEEGWVRPPEGPGIGIDWNLDAIDDLRVG from the coding sequence ATGACCAAGATCGCGAACGTCCGGTGCCAGTTGGTCGACCTCGAGCCCGAAACCGTCCGCTTCGACGCGAGCCAGAGTTTCGTCAAGCAGGAGACCGTGCTGGTGACGATCGAGACGGTCGACGGCGTCAGCGGGACCGGGTACTCGTACACGATCGGCACCGGGGGAAGCTCGGTCCTCGCGTTGCTCCGCGACCACCTCGTGCCCGGGCTGCTGGGGGCGGACGCCCGCGACGTCGAACGGATCTGGCAGCGGATGCTGGCCGGCACCCGCGCCACCACCACCGGGGTCATCACCGCGCTCGCGATGGCCGCGGTCGACATCGCGCTGTGGGACCTACGCGGCAAGCGGGTCGGTGAGCCGGTGTGGCGCCTCGCAGGCGGGGCGCACGAACGGCTGCCGCTCTACGACACCGAGGGCGGCTGGATCCACCTGTCCGTCGACGAGCTGGTGCGCAACGCGGTCGCCGCCAAGGCGACCGGCGTACGCGGCGTCAAGGTGAAGGTCGGCAAGCCGTCGCTCGTCGAGGACGCCGAACGGCTCGCCGCCGTTCGGGAGGCGGTCGGGCCCGAGTTCGAGGTCATGGTCGACGCCAACCAGTGCTTCACCGGCGCCGAGGCGCTGCGCCGGGCACACGCGTACGAGGCGCTGGGCATCGCCTGGTTCGAGGAGCCGCTGCCCGCCGACGACCTCGCCGGACACGTGCGGCTCGCCCGGGCCACGACCGTCCCGGTCGCGGTGGGGGAGTCGATCTACTCGACCCAGCGGTTCGCCGAGTACCTGTCCGCCGGCGCGGCCGGGATCGTCCAGGTCGACGCGGCACGAATCGGCGGGATTACGCCGTGGCTCAAGGTGGCGCACACCGCGGAGTCGTTCAACGCGCCGGTCGCGCCGCACTTCCTGATGGAGCTGCACGCCAGTCTGGCCTGCGCCGTACCGAACGGCATGTACGTCGAGCACATCCCGCAGCTGGACGCGATCACCCACAACCGGCTGCTGGTCGAGGAGGGCTGGGTTCGCCCGCCCGAAGGGCCTGGCATCGGCATCGACTGGAACCTCGATGCCATCGACGACCTGCGGGTGGGGTGA
- a CDS encoding glycosyl hydrolase family 95 catalytic domain-containing protein: protein MTLRLRWPAPAAEWSAAAPVGNGRLGAMVFGDGRLQLNDSTVWSGTPSGPSHALRSVLASGAGPERSQQVRDAIDKRDYRLAESLLMSFEGPYSQEYLPFADLWMEIGGSPTYEGRVLDLDDALVEESFAGLRRRTFASRPAGALCVELIADAPVDVRLRLSSPLRVDVREGDPHTLVVGVAVPVDGAPQHEPDVEEPLRYLELGELVDGYDPFAAVAVAIDTDGRSSYHGGLVIEQATRLLVTISSSTSAADWWTSGAARSRPEHLEAARQQARSAAALGGEALLAAHLADVRPLLGTASVRIGPEPAEPVDVASLLEGDDAALMATVMVQLGRYLLVSASRPGGPPANLQGIWNDQLRPPWSSNYTININTEMNYWGAEPTGLGECQLPLAELLSRMAAQGTAVAKELYGTRGWVAHHNTDLWGWALPVGMGHGATSWAIWMMGGVWLARQLWDHYVYGLDESFLRDQAWPILRGAAEFGLDWLHEDADGVLRTSPSTSPENLFVGPDGHGESLSTSTPMDIALLRDLFTNCLAALDVLGLSDPLREELTSALARLPEPPVIADGRLGEWSEDLVEQEPLHRHMSHLVALYPLGQIAPGSPLASAAAKVLDARGPGAMGWSWAWKIALRARLGDGETALSLFREATMPLEGDAGRYAPVDGSRWGGLLPNLFSTHPPFQIDGNYGFVAAVVELLVRSLDDSLVLLPALPSDWPDGSVRGVRARGGLAVDLSWRDGELVAVSVRKLAGSRPVAVRVVYRDREVELVLGLGDSTDLKDRLLLP, encoded by the coding sequence GTGACCCTGCGCCTGCGCTGGCCGGCACCTGCCGCGGAGTGGTCCGCGGCGGCGCCGGTCGGCAACGGCCGGCTCGGCGCGATGGTGTTCGGCGACGGACGGCTGCAGCTCAACGACTCGACCGTGTGGTCGGGTACGCCGTCCGGTCCCTCGCACGCACTGCGTTCGGTGCTGGCGTCGGGCGCGGGGCCGGAGCGGTCGCAGCAGGTGCGTGACGCGATCGACAAGCGGGACTACCGGTTGGCCGAGTCGTTGCTGATGTCGTTCGAAGGCCCGTACAGCCAGGAGTACTTGCCGTTCGCGGATCTTTGGATGGAGATCGGCGGATCGCCCACGTACGAAGGTCGCGTGCTCGACCTCGACGACGCGCTTGTCGAGGAGTCCTTCGCCGGGCTGCGGCGACGGACGTTCGCGAGCCGGCCAGCCGGCGCGCTGTGCGTCGAGCTGATCGCTGATGCTCCGGTCGACGTCCGGCTGCGGCTGTCGTCGCCGTTGCGGGTCGACGTACGCGAAGGCGACCCGCACACGCTGGTCGTCGGCGTGGCGGTGCCGGTCGACGGCGCGCCGCAACACGAGCCGGACGTCGAGGAGCCGTTGCGGTATCTCGAGCTCGGTGAGCTCGTGGACGGGTACGACCCGTTCGCCGCAGTGGCGGTCGCGATCGACACCGACGGCCGGTCGTCGTACCACGGCGGGTTGGTGATCGAGCAGGCCACGCGCTTGCTGGTGACGATCAGCAGCTCGACGTCGGCCGCGGACTGGTGGACGTCGGGTGCTGCCCGTTCCCGTCCGGAGCACCTCGAGGCGGCTCGGCAGCAGGCGCGTTCCGCCGCCGCGTTGGGCGGTGAGGCGTTGTTGGCCGCGCACCTGGCCGATGTACGACCGTTGCTAGGTACCGCGTCGGTACGGATCGGGCCGGAGCCTGCGGAGCCCGTCGACGTCGCGTCGCTGCTAGAGGGCGACGACGCCGCGCTGATGGCGACCGTGATGGTGCAGCTCGGCCGCTACCTGCTGGTGTCCGCGTCCCGGCCGGGTGGTCCGCCGGCCAACCTGCAGGGCATCTGGAACGACCAGCTCCGCCCGCCCTGGTCGTCGAACTACACGATCAACATCAACACCGAGATGAACTACTGGGGCGCCGAGCCGACCGGACTCGGTGAGTGTCAGCTGCCGCTCGCCGAGCTGCTGTCCAGGATGGCCGCGCAGGGCACTGCGGTCGCGAAGGAGCTGTACGGGACGCGCGGCTGGGTCGCGCACCACAACACGGATCTGTGGGGTTGGGCGCTGCCGGTCGGGATGGGCCACGGCGCCACGTCGTGGGCGATCTGGATGATGGGCGGCGTCTGGCTCGCGCGCCAGCTGTGGGACCACTACGTGTACGGGCTGGACGAGTCGTTCCTGCGTGACCAGGCATGGCCGATCCTGCGCGGCGCGGCGGAGTTCGGCCTGGACTGGCTGCACGAGGACGCCGACGGGGTCCTTCGTACGAGCCCGTCCACGTCGCCGGAGAACCTGTTCGTCGGCCCGGACGGGCACGGCGAGTCGCTCAGCACTTCCACGCCGATGGACATCGCGCTGCTGCGGGATCTGTTCACGAACTGCCTTGCGGCGTTGGACGTTCTCGGCCTGTCCGATCCGTTGCGGGAGGAGCTGACCTCCGCGCTCGCTCGGCTGCCGGAGCCTCCGGTCATCGCCGACGGCCGGCTGGGGGAGTGGAGCGAGGACCTCGTCGAGCAAGAGCCGCTGCACCGGCACATGTCGCACCTGGTCGCGCTGTATCCGCTCGGTCAGATCGCGCCCGGCTCGCCGCTGGCTTCGGCTGCCGCGAAGGTGCTGGACGCGCGCGGGCCGGGGGCGATGGGCTGGTCGTGGGCGTGGAAGATCGCGTTGCGGGCACGGCTCGGCGACGGCGAGACCGCGCTGTCGTTGTTCCGCGAGGCGACGATGCCACTCGAGGGCGACGCCGGCCGGTACGCGCCGGTCGACGGCTCCCGCTGGGGCGGACTGCTGCCGAACCTGTTCAGTACCCATCCACCGTTCCAGATCGACGGCAACTACGGCTTCGTCGCGGCGGTCGTCGAACTGCTCGTGCGGAGTCTCGACGACTCGCTGGTGCTGCTGCCCGCGTTGCCTTCGGACTGGCCGGACGGCTCGGTCCGCGGCGTGCGAGCTCGAGGTGGGCTGGCCGTGGACCTGTCCTGGCGCGACGGCGAGCTGGTAGCCGTGTCGGTTCGCAAGCTCGCCGGCTCGCGGCCGGTGGCTGTTCGTGTGGTGTACAGGGACCGCGAGGTCGAGCTCGTTCTCGGGCTCGGTGACTCGACCGATCTGAAGGACCGCCTCCTCCTGCCATGA
- a CDS encoding HAMP domain-containing sensor histidine kinase has translation MRLPILGLRGRVILAFGLGATTITAAFAVLTYVLAQNYLVEQRQRSSLRQAYTDATLVRDQLETNGVGAADAIAKLAPPTSTSIVLYWQGDWYASSLEAGRDAVPTQIRRLVADGKVVTQRVDQDGDTPELVIGLPLPAVDAELYEISTMEQLDETLAVLGTVLIVGAVVAALGGVALGIWASRSVIQPLDRVAATAAQIAAGQLGSRLPATRDPGLATIVGSFNSMAETLQQRLQRDARLAADVSHELRSPLTTLMAAVEVMNKRREELPPRSQEALGLVTEELGRFERLMRNLLDLARADAGLDPADTEQLPLTELVRHTLSNTGRSAALLNVTTSEPTIVRGDRARLDRVLTNLLDNADRHGGGATAVTVSTTADRVLVDVDDDGPGVAEADRERIFERFATGVARYSSSGTGLGLALATETVGAHGGTIWCTTPPSGNGARFTFALPRSAS, from the coding sequence ATGAGGCTGCCCATTCTCGGCCTTCGCGGGCGAGTGATCCTGGCGTTCGGGCTGGGAGCCACCACGATCACCGCGGCGTTCGCGGTACTGACGTACGTGCTCGCGCAGAACTACCTGGTGGAGCAACGGCAGCGTTCCTCGCTCCGGCAGGCCTACACCGACGCGACGCTCGTCCGCGACCAACTCGAGACGAACGGGGTCGGCGCCGCCGACGCGATCGCCAAGCTCGCGCCGCCCACGTCGACGTCGATCGTCCTTTACTGGCAAGGAGATTGGTATGCGTCGTCGCTCGAAGCCGGACGCGACGCCGTCCCCACGCAGATCCGTCGCCTGGTCGCCGACGGCAAGGTGGTCACCCAGCGCGTGGACCAGGACGGGGACACGCCCGAGCTCGTCATCGGGCTGCCGCTGCCCGCGGTCGACGCGGAGCTGTACGAGATCAGCACGATGGAGCAGCTCGACGAGACCCTCGCGGTCCTCGGCACCGTCCTGATCGTCGGTGCCGTGGTCGCCGCGCTCGGCGGCGTCGCGTTGGGCATCTGGGCGAGCAGATCGGTGATCCAACCGCTCGATCGGGTGGCGGCCACCGCCGCGCAGATCGCGGCCGGACAACTCGGCAGCAGACTTCCCGCGACCCGAGATCCCGGGCTCGCCACGATCGTCGGATCGTTCAACAGCATGGCCGAAACGTTGCAGCAAAGATTGCAGCGCGACGCCCGGCTCGCGGCCGACGTGAGCCATGAGCTCCGATCGCCGCTGACGACGCTGATGGCTGCCGTCGAGGTGATGAACAAGCGGCGCGAGGAGCTGCCGCCGCGGTCGCAGGAGGCCCTGGGACTGGTGACGGAAGAGCTGGGGCGGTTCGAACGGCTCATGCGGAACCTGCTCGACCTCGCCCGCGCCGACGCCGGACTCGATCCCGCCGACACCGAGCAGCTTCCGTTGACGGAGCTCGTCCGGCACACGCTCTCCAACACGGGACGTTCGGCCGCGCTGCTGAACGTGACGACGTCGGAGCCGACGATCGTCCGCGGTGACCGGGCAAGGCTGGACCGCGTTCTCACCAACCTGCTCGACAACGCCGATCGCCATGGCGGCGGCGCGACCGCCGTCACGGTCAGCACCACGGCCGACCGCGTCCTCGTCGATGTCGACGACGACGGACCCGGCGTCGCCGAGGCCGACCGCGAGCGCATCTTCGAACGGTTCGCGACCGGTGTCGCCCGCTACTCCTCGTCCGGAACGGGTCTCGGGCTCGCGCTGGCGACCGAGACGGTCGGCGCGCACGGCGGCACCATCTGGTGCACCACACCGCCGTCGGGCAACGGCGCCAGGTTCACGTTCGCACTACCGCGGAGCGCGTCATGA
- a CDS encoding carbohydrate ABC transporter permease, producing the protein MSALTLDREQRRTPGTPPSKKIRDPFSDRVLVIVITVMLAVVLLLVLLPIVYIVANSFSSPRAVSSGQVTFWPVDFSLVAYQEVLTNPQVLQGYYNSLIYAVAGTLISVTLTVAIAYPLSLKTFFGRNVVMTGLLFTMLFSGGLIPTYLVVQDLGMLNTRWALLIPSAIGVWQVIIARTFFAHSIPNELYEAAMLDGASELRFLWSVVLPLSKPLLAVLALMYAIFQWNSYFDALVYLKDPNLFPLQIVLRNIIILNTTTAASGDIGQGLDARELANVLKYALIVVSSLPVLIIYPFIARHFTKGVMVGAIKG; encoded by the coding sequence ATGAGCGCGCTCACGTTGGACCGCGAGCAACGGCGAACGCCGGGAACGCCGCCCAGCAAGAAGATTCGCGATCCGTTCAGCGATCGCGTCCTGGTGATCGTCATCACCGTCATGCTCGCGGTCGTCCTGCTGCTGGTGCTGCTGCCGATCGTCTACATCGTCGCGAACTCGTTCTCCAGCCCGCGCGCCGTCAGCTCCGGGCAGGTGACGTTCTGGCCGGTCGACTTCTCGCTGGTCGCGTACCAAGAGGTCCTCACCAACCCGCAGGTCCTGCAGGGCTACTACAACTCGCTGATCTACGCCGTCGCCGGAACGTTGATCAGCGTCACGCTGACGGTGGCGATCGCGTACCCGCTGTCGCTCAAGACGTTCTTCGGGCGCAACGTCGTGATGACCGGTCTGCTGTTCACGATGCTCTTCTCCGGCGGCCTGATCCCGACCTACCTGGTCGTCCAGGACCTTGGCATGTTGAACACCCGATGGGCGCTGCTGATCCCCAGCGCGATCGGCGTGTGGCAGGTGATCATCGCGCGGACGTTCTTCGCGCACTCGATCCCGAACGAGCTGTACGAGGCGGCGATGCTGGACGGGGCGAGCGAGCTGCGCTTCCTGTGGTCGGTCGTACTGCCGCTGTCCAAGCCGCTGCTGGCGGTGCTCGCGCTGATGTACGCGATCTTCCAGTGGAACTCGTACTTCGATGCCCTTGTCTACTTGAAGGATCCCAATCTCTTCCCGCTGCAGATCGTGCTGCGGAACATCATCATCCTGAACACGACGACGGCCGCCTCCGGTGACATCGGGCAAGGGCTCGACGCACGGGAACTGGCCAACGTCCTCAAGTACGCGCTCATCGTCGTCTCGAGCCTGCCCGTACTGATCATCTATCCGTTCATCGCGCGGCACTTCACCAAGGGCGTCATGGTCGGCGCCATCAAGGGCTAA
- a CDS encoding GntR family transcriptional regulator: MAEPRPKLERAPRLMLRETVYESVKQLLMDTDLQPGTRLSIDGLSRELQVSATPVREALFRCEAEGLVVRRPNAGYLVAPLLDRQGLLDLYDLRLLLEPVAAARAATHATAGEVRAMEDAVGLMMPAVEGDDYQAYREFAGQDTALHTTIAGASGNPLIAETLTRLRTHTHTYRLYFHHGIAEVTVAEHQAIVAAIREHDPEVAEKAMRAHLETSRTRLLSAYE; encoded by the coding sequence GTGGCAGAGCCGAGACCGAAGCTGGAGCGGGCGCCGCGGTTGATGCTGCGCGAGACCGTGTACGAGTCGGTCAAGCAGCTCTTGATGGACACCGACCTGCAGCCCGGCACGAGGCTGTCGATCGACGGGCTGTCGCGGGAGCTGCAGGTCTCAGCGACGCCCGTACGTGAGGCGTTGTTCCGCTGCGAGGCGGAGGGGCTGGTCGTTCGCCGCCCGAACGCGGGCTACCTGGTCGCTCCCCTGCTCGACCGACAGGGACTGCTCGACCTGTACGACCTCCGGCTGCTGCTCGAGCCGGTCGCCGCGGCCAGGGCCGCCACCCACGCGACCGCCGGCGAGGTGCGGGCGATGGAGGACGCCGTCGGGCTGATGATGCCGGCGGTCGAAGGCGACGACTACCAGGCGTACCGCGAGTTCGCCGGCCAGGACACCGCGCTGCACACGACCATCGCGGGCGCCAGCGGCAACCCGTTGATCGCTGAGACGCTGACCCGGCTGCGCACCCACACCCACACGTACCGGCTCTACTTCCACCACGGCATCGCCGAGGTCACGGTCGCCGAGCACCAGGCGATCGTCGCGGCCATCCGCGAGCACGACCCGGAGGTCGCGGAGAAGGCGATGCGGGCCCACCTCGAGACGTCACGGACCCGGCTGCTCAGCGCGTACGAGTAG
- a CDS encoding response regulator transcription factor, whose amino-acid sequence MTNRLLIVEDDDRIRTALRLGLEDEGYVIIESGSAEAALAEVADAPPDLMIVDLMLGGIDGFTCIREIRRQHDLPIIIVSARTDTHDIVAGLEAGADDYVTKPFQIKEISARLRALLRRSGSTTADDSAGADLVIDSVGTTPLVLSPRAGVVRRGDREIHLTLTEYRVLSELASEPGRVISRRGLLETVWNRDYFGDERIVDVHVRRLRTKIEPDPANPCLVVTVRGLGYRLDPR is encoded by the coding sequence GTGACGAACCGGCTGCTCATCGTCGAGGACGACGACCGGATCCGCACCGCACTACGACTCGGGCTGGAGGACGAGGGATACGTCATCATCGAATCGGGCTCCGCCGAAGCGGCGCTCGCGGAGGTCGCGGACGCGCCTCCCGACCTGATGATCGTCGATCTGATGCTCGGCGGGATCGACGGTTTCACCTGTATCCGTGAGATTCGTCGGCAGCACGACCTGCCGATCATCATCGTCAGCGCGCGTACGGACACGCATGACATCGTCGCCGGGCTCGAGGCCGGGGCGGACGACTACGTCACGAAACCCTTTCAGATCAAGGAGATCTCGGCTCGCCTGCGAGCGCTGCTTCGACGCTCAGGTTCGACGACCGCGGACGATTCGGCTGGCGCCGACCTCGTGATCGACTCCGTAGGGACGACGCCGCTCGTGCTCTCGCCGCGTGCGGGCGTCGTACGGCGCGGCGACCGCGAGATCCACCTCACGCTCACCGAGTACCGCGTGCTGTCCGAGCTCGCGAGCGAACCGGGCCGCGTCATCAGCCGCCGCGGACTGCTCGAGACGGTGTGGAACCGCGACTACTTCGGTGACGAACGCATCGTCGACGTGCACGTCCGAAGGCTGCGTACCAAGATCGAGCCCGATCCGGCCAACCCGTGTCTCGTCGTCACGGTCCGCGGACTCGGGTACCGTCTCGACCCACGATGA
- a CDS encoding GerMN domain-containing protein, whose protein sequence is MTRRRLVVIALACLAILAGCGGVSAESTPRVINPTLVPNQLLDTKAPRPSDQPTGTGGTGGTMVTYFVSAGRIVPVRRPELEGTTGERLRRSIGLLLEGPTEKEQASGLGTAVPIDLDLSVTSVRGSTVTIEVAGTARNSRSEDRTLAVAQIVLTTTSVNGIDAVQLTQEGKTIEAPLVDGSLSAAPLTASDYAALLAATTTWPTRTR, encoded by the coding sequence ATGACTCGACGCCGATTGGTTGTGATTGCCCTTGCCTGCCTGGCGATTCTCGCCGGATGTGGCGGCGTCTCGGCCGAGTCCACTCCCCGCGTCATCAACCCCACCCTGGTACCGAACCAGCTGCTGGACACGAAGGCACCGCGGCCGTCCGACCAGCCCACCGGGACCGGCGGGACCGGCGGGACCATGGTCACGTACTTCGTCTCCGCGGGCCGCATCGTTCCCGTCCGCAGGCCCGAGCTCGAGGGAACGACGGGGGAGCGGCTCCGCAGGTCGATCGGACTCCTGCTCGAAGGCCCCACCGAGAAGGAGCAGGCCAGTGGTCTCGGGACCGCGGTGCCGATCGACCTCGACCTCTCCGTGACGTCGGTCCGCGGGTCGACGGTGACCATCGAGGTCGCGGGAACGGCGCGGAACTCGCGGTCGGAGGACCGCACGCTCGCCGTCGCCCAGATCGTTCTCACCACGACGTCGGTCAACGGCATCGACGCCGTTCAGCTCACCCAGGAAGGGAAAACGATCGAGGCGCCGCTCGTCGACGGCAGCCTCAGCGCGGCGCCGCTGACCGCGTCCGACTACGCGGCCCTGCTCGCCGCGACGACGACCTGGCCTACTCGTACGCGCTGA
- a CDS encoding ABC transporter permease — protein sequence MTTTQPGAPLVRLDEPIDPAPQPKRGRGHVKRDRWTEAKRSWRRHWQLYLLIILPVAYFVIFKYIPISNAVIAFKSFNVLEGPWGSPWVGFKNFELFFSNPMFGTLLKNTFTLAFYLVLASFPLPILLAIGLNEIRQGIFKKSVQLITYAPYFISTVVVVSMTILILSPRIGLMNDALGLIGVPAVDFLGDEDYFRHIYVWSDVWQTTGYSAVIYLAALAGIDPALHESAKMDGASRLQRIWHVDLPGIMPTAVVILVLGVGNLMAIGFEKVYLLQNPLNLAQSEIIATYVYKTGLLNADFSMATAVGLFNSVVNLALLLLVNFVAKRITGNGLWG from the coding sequence ATGACGACCACCCAACCCGGCGCACCTCTCGTTCGCCTCGACGAACCGATCGACCCGGCGCCGCAGCCGAAGCGGGGACGCGGCCACGTCAAGCGGGACCGCTGGACCGAGGCGAAGCGGTCGTGGCGGCGGCACTGGCAGCTGTACCTGCTGATCATCCTGCCGGTCGCGTACTTCGTGATCTTCAAGTACATCCCGATCAGCAACGCCGTGATCGCGTTCAAGAGCTTCAACGTGCTCGAGGGTCCGTGGGGCAGCCCGTGGGTCGGGTTCAAGAACTTCGAGCTGTTCTTCAGCAACCCGATGTTCGGCACGCTGCTGAAGAACACGTTCACGCTCGCGTTCTACCTCGTGCTCGCGAGCTTCCCGCTGCCGATCCTGCTGGCGATCGGGCTGAACGAGATCCGCCAGGGGATCTTCAAGAAGTCCGTCCAGCTGATCACCTACGCGCCGTACTTCATCTCCACCGTCGTCGTGGTCTCGATGACGATCCTCATCCTGTCGCCGCGGATCGGGCTGATGAACGACGCGCTCGGGCTGATCGGCGTCCCCGCGGTCGACTTCCTCGGCGACGAGGACTACTTCCGCCACATCTACGTGTGGTCCGACGTCTGGCAGACGACCGGCTACTCCGCGGTGATCTATCTCGCCGCGCTGGCCGGCATCGATCCTGCCCTGCACGAGTCGGCGAAGATGGACGGCGCCAGCCGGCTGCAGCGGATCTGGCACGTCGACCTTCCGGGCATCATGCCCACCGCCGTGGTCATCCTCGTGCTCGGCGTCGGCAACCTGATGGCGATCGGGTTCGAGAAGGTCTACCTGCTGCAGAACCCGCTGAACCTCGCCCAGTCGGAGATTATCGCGACCTACGTCTACAAGACGGGTCTGCTGAACGCGGACTTCTCCATGGCGACCGCGGTCGGGCTGTTCAACTCCGTCGTCAACCTCGCCTTGCTGCTGCTCGTCAACTTCGTCGCCAAGCGGATCACCGGGAATGGACTGTGGGGTTGA